The sequence AGGGAGCACCGTCGGGATGGGACTCGTGAAGCATCCTGGCGTCGACAAGATCGCCTTTACCGGAGCGACCGAGACCGGCATCGAGATCATGAGATCGGGCGCCGAGACGCTGAAGCGCATCACGCTCGAGCTGGGAGGGAAATCGCCCAACATCGTCTTCGCCGACGCCGATCTCGACGCGGCCGTGCGGGGCGCGACGATCGGCATCTTCTATGGAAAAGGCGAGGTGTGCGCCGCCGGCTCTCGCCTGTTCGTGGAGAAGAAGATCCACGACGAGTTCCTGGAGAAGCTGGTGGGCCGCGCGAAGAAGATGGTGCCCGGCGACCCGCTCGATCCGAAAACCCGCTTCGGAGCCATCGTCAGCAAGAAGCAGGTGGAGAAGGTCCTCTCCTACATCGCGTTGGGGAAGGAGGAGGGGGCGGCCCTGGTGGCGGGCGGCGAGCGCGCCCAGGTGGCGGGCATGGACGGCAACTTCGTCCTTCCCACCGTCTTCGACCGGGTTCAGCCTACGATGCGCATCGCCCGCGAGGAGATCTTCGGCCCGGTCCTCTCGACGCTGGAGTTCAGCGACCCGGAGGAGGCGATCGCGCAGGCCAACGCGTCACCATACGGACTGGCCGCCGGCGTCTGGACGCGCGACGTCGCCAAGGCCCATCGCGCGGCGCGCGCTTTGAAGGCCGGCACCGTCTGGATCAACACCTATAACCGCTACGATCCCGCCCTACCCTTCGGCGGCTACAAGCAGAGCGGCTTCGGGCGCGAGCTGGGAGCCGCCGCCCTGGAGCACTACACGCAGGTCAAGAGCGTCTGGGTGGATCTGGAATGAAGGACGGCCCCGTCCTTTATCGCGTCGAGTCGCCGCTCGCCTGGATCACCCTCAACCGTCCGGAGAAGAAGAACGCCCTCGCCGGCAGCATGCGCGAGGACCTGCTCGCGGCCGTGCAGCGCGCAGCAGGCGATGGTGAAGTGCGCTGCCTGATCGTGACCGGCGCGGGCGACGCCTTCTGCGCCGGCGGCGACGTGACGGTGATGGCCGATCTCAGGCAGAAACAGGTGGGCTTCGAAGAAGTGGGCAAATGGCTCGACGCCGGCGGCAAGCTGGTCGCGGCGCTCGAGTCCTTTCCCTCCCCGACGGTTGCCTGCGTCAACGGCGCCGCCGCGGGGGCGGGTTGTAACCTGGCCCTGGCCTGCGATTTCCGCATCGCCTCCGAGTCCGCGAGCCTGGGCGAGACCTTTTCACGGATCGGCCTGCATCCCGACTGGGGAGGAACCTATTTTCTGCCGCGGCTGGTCGGTCCCGCACGCGCCCTGGAGATGTTCGCCACCGGCGCGATGGTCCCGGCGGCCGAGGCGCTCGCCATGGGACTGATCAACCGCGTGGTTCCTGCCGGGCAGCTGCTGGAGAAAACCCGCGAGCTCGCACTGCGGCTATCGGCAGCCCCACCCATGTCCTTCCTCGCTGCGCGCGAAGCGGTGCGACGCAGCACTACTTCTTCCCTGTCCGCGATGCTCGCCTACGAGCGCCACGCCCAGCAGCGCTGCTGGGAGTCGGAGGATTCCCTCGAAGGAATCCGCGCCTTTCTCGAGAAGCGCACCCCGCGCTTCACCGGCCGCTAGTCGGGAAGCCTCGCTCGACCCTCGAACCTGGGCACTGCCGGCCCAGACATCGGGTCGCTCTCGCTTACTTTTTTCGCCGGCTTTTCGAGGATGACGCTTTGCGGGGTCGGAGCTTCTTTCTCTTCGCTAATGCGGCCTGGAGCGCTCCTCTCATCCAGCGGCGCAGATCCTCCCGGTCTTCCAGCACCTCGGCGGGGAGCTCGTAATACTGCATCGAGGTGCGATCGTCCCCGAAAGGGCGGAACGGCTGCATGCCGGCCGCTTCGAAGTCGGGACGATTTCGATCGTCGACCTTGAAGAACACCGTGTCGTCGTCGATCAGGGCGAAGAACACCCCGCCGGAATAGAGTCCCACGCCGCCGAACATGGCGCGCATCGACAGCGGCGCGACCCTCTCGATCTGCTCGCGGACGTACTCGCGAAATCCCTGGCTGACCGCCATGCGGACCTCAGGGAGCCAGGATCTCGATCAGCTCCTCCAGCTTCCCACCCCAGAACTTCTTCATCTTGGCAGCCGCCTTCGCGTCCGGAAGCCGCGTATGGTCCACCGTCACCTGGCATTTCTCCGTCCCCTTCGGCACGAAGCGGATCTCCAGGCTGCTCTCCCCCCCCTCCCAGCGCGCCCGGATGTTCTTGCCGGGATTCGCCTTGGTGATTTCCAGCGGAGCGCCCTTCAGCCAGCGGTTGCGGGCCCGCGTATCGCTCCACGACTTGAACAGCCGGTCCGGCGTCACGGGAAGCGTGCGGGTGGCGGAGACCTGGAAGCCGGCCGCGCTCTGGTGCTTGACGCGCCTGCCGCGCTCGCGCTCGTACCCGACGGTCACCATCTGACTCCACCAGCCGTCGATCTTCTCGACGGTGTAGAGGTGGTTCGCCACCTCCTGGTGGCTCATCTGCTTCGCGCCGGCGCGGTCCAGGACCGCGAACCACTCTTCCCAGGTCTTTCCGGTCTTCTTGAAGACCGCCTCGTCGCTCATCCCGGTCGTGGCGCGCTTCGCAGGGTGGGTCTGAACTTTTCTAGCCGCCATAGTGAACTCCTCCTGAACATTGATCTGAGTACCTACGGCCGCGACGTTCCTCAGTCGCCGGCCGTAGCCGGCGGGTTGGACTGCGGCGATCTTCAGCCGTCAGTCCTAAGCCGCCAATACTTCAGCCGCAGCGTTCCTCCACAGGATGTCTACTCATACCTCAAGGCTTCTATCGGATCGAGCCGGGCGGCGCGGTTCGCCGGATAGATGCCGAAGAACAGACCGACGCTCGCCGAGGAGAAGAACGCAATGCTGATGGTGAGCGGCGTGGCGGAGGCCGGGAAGTGGAACAGGACATCTACCAGCCAGGCCAGGGCCACTCCGGCGCTGATGCCGAACACCCCTCCCGCCGCCGTGAGCATCGAGGCCTCGATCAGGAACTGCCAGAGGATGTCGCGGCGCTTCGCCCCGATCGCCTTGCGCACCCCGATCTCACGCGTCCTCTCGGTGACGGAGACCAGCATGATGTTCATGACGCCGATCCCGCCCACCAGCAGGGCGATGGAGGAGATGGCGATCATCACCCCGAACAGCGCCTTGGTGATGTCGTTCCAGAAATTCAGCAGCGTCTGCTGCGTCAGGACGGCAAAGTCGTTGGGCTTGCCGAGCCCCACCTTGCGGCGCACCCGCATCAGCTGCGTGATCTCGTCGATGGCGGTGTCCTTCACCGCGGGGCTCCAGGGGACCGAGTCGATGAAGACCTCCTGCTTGCCGAACTGTTTCTGGTGCGTCGTGTAGGGAATCACGACGTACTGGTCCGGCTCGCGGCTGAAGGGGTTGGGGAACTTCTTGAAGGTCCCGATGACGGTGTACTGGTCCTGCCCGATGCGCACCTTGCGCCCCAGAGGATCCTGGTTCGGGAAAAGCGTGAGCACCGGCCCTTCCGCCAGCACCACCACGTTGCGGCGGTGCTCGACGTCCTCGCGCGTCAGGAAGCGGCCGTAGCCGATCTCGACGTTGCGCACCTGCAGGAACGCCTCCGAGGCGCCCAGGACGAACTGGCGGACCGTCTTGCGCCGCCCGACCCGCAGCACATCGCTCCAGGGGACCAGCGGGCAAGACTCCCTGATGGAAGGCAGCTCGCGAATCGCGGCCGCATCCTCCACCTTGAAGTCCTTGCGATGCCGCAGCTCCTCGGGCAGCCCGCCCACGAACAGGGCGGGCTCGAACTTGCGCAGGAAGATGATGTGCGGGCCGGCCCCCTGGATGAGGCTCTGGACCGAGGCATTGAGCCCACGCACCAGCGAGGTCATCCCCACCACCGCGGTGATGCCGATGAAGATCCCGACCACCGTGAGGATGGAGCGCAGCTTGTTGGCCCGCAGCGTCGCCACGGACATGCGCAGGTTCTCCATCGCCATCAGCCCGGCGGACCTATTCATAGCGCAGCGCCTCGATCGGATCGAGCCGGGCGGCCCGGTTGGCGGGATAGATCCCGAAGATCAGGCCGACCATGAACACGATGATGAGGGCCAGCACGACCGCGACCGGACTGAGGGTGGCCGGGATCGGGGTGGCTTTCTGGATCACGGCGCACAGCACCCACCCCAGCGCGACGCCGATGAGCCCTCCCAGCGTCGACAGGGCGATCGACTCGATGAGGAATTGCCAGAGAACGTGTCGCCGCTTGGCCCCCAGCGCCTTGCGGATGCCGATCTCGCGGGTCCGCTCGGTCACGGAGACCAGCATGATGTTCATGATGACGATGCCGCCGACCACCAGCGACAGCGCCACCAGGCCCGAAGCGGCCGTGAAGATCGCCTGGGAGATCTGCTTCCAGAAATCGGTGAGCGACTCGGAGCTCTCCACCGCGAAGTCGTCCTCCTGGTTCGGCTTCAGGGAGTGGCGCACGCGCATCACGACGCGCACCTCGTCCTTGGTCGCGGGGGCCGTCTCCTTCGACAGCGACTCGATCGGGATCGAGATCGATCCGAGAGTGCCGAACTGTTTCTGGTACGAGGTCAACGGGATCAGGACGATCTTGTCCTGGCTCACGCCGAGGACCGACCCCAGCTCCTTGCCCACTCCAATGACGGTGTAGGCGACGTCCTGGATGTGAACCTCCCTCCCCAGCGGGTCGGCCTTCTCGAACAGCTTGTCGGCCACCTCGCTGCCCAGCACCACCAGCGGCCGCGAGCGATCGATCTCGGCGCGCGCAAAGAGGCGGCCGCGCGCCACCTCGAAATTCGCGGGCAGCAGGACCGGCAGGTCCTGTCCCTGGACATCCACCTGCTCGACGTAGCGCTCCTTGTAGCGCACCTTCGCCGGGCTGGAATCGAAGGCTCCGATGAACTTCGCGGTGGTGACGTTCTCGCGCACCGCCTTCAGGTCTTGGAGGGTAATGCGCCGGCGCTTCTGGATTTTCTCCAGCTCGTCGTGGCTGGTGATGATGAAAGGGCCGCGCTGCAGGACGAAGACGTTGGCGCCCAGGCCGGCCACCTTGTTCTCGACGTAGCCGTTCATCCCCTGGATGACCGACATGACCGCGATGATCGACATGATGGCGATGATATTGCCGAGGACGGTGAGGATGGAGCGCAGCTTGTTGGCCCACAGCGCCCGCAGGGCGATCATCAGCCCTTCGGAAAACGGCATCGCTCAGGCCTTCTGGCGGACGTCGGAGGCGACGCGCCCGTCCATGATGGCCACGACACGGTGCGCCCGCTCGGCCACCTTTTTCTCATGGGTCACCACCAGGATCGTCTGTCCCTGTCCGTGCAGGCGCTCGAAGAGCCGAAGGATGTCTTC comes from Candidatus Polarisedimenticolia bacterium and encodes:
- the betB gene encoding betaine-aldehyde dehydrogenase, encoding MSAEATFALPSGKLFIGGAWTDARSGQTFETINPATNQVLAKVASAGPEDVDAAVAAARKAFEGGAWPKMSPAERGRILWKTADLLMSKADEVARLETLDNGKPIFESRMVEVPIEAEILQYYAGWATKIGGETLPARAGAFTYTLREPVGVVAAIVPWNFPLLLAIWKVAPALAAGNTMILKPASDTPLTALKFAEIAQEAGLPEGVLNVVTGKGSTVGMGLVKHPGVDKIAFTGATETGIEIMRSGAETLKRITLELGGKSPNIVFADADLDAAVRGATIGIFYGKGEVCAAGSRLFVEKKIHDEFLEKLVGRAKKMVPGDPLDPKTRFGAIVSKKQVEKVLSYIALGKEEGAALVAGGERAQVAGMDGNFVLPTVFDRVQPTMRIAREEIFGPVLSTLEFSDPEEAIAQANASPYGLAAGVWTRDVAKAHRAARALKAGTVWINTYNRYDPALPFGGYKQSGFGRELGAAALEHYTQVKSVWVDLE
- a CDS encoding enoyl-CoA hydratase, encoding MKDGPVLYRVESPLAWITLNRPEKKNALAGSMREDLLAAVQRAAGDGEVRCLIVTGAGDAFCAGGDVTVMADLRQKQVGFEEVGKWLDAGGKLVAALESFPSPTVACVNGAAAGAGCNLALACDFRIASESASLGETFSRIGLHPDWGGTYFLPRLVGPARALEMFATGAMVPAAEALAMGLINRVVPAGQLLEKTRELALRLSAAPPMSFLAAREAVRRSTTSSLSAMLAYERHAQQRCWESEDSLEGIRAFLEKRTPRFTGR
- a CDS encoding TfoX/Sxy family protein, which encodes MAVSQGFREYVREQIERVAPLSMRAMFGGVGLYSGGVFFALIDDDTVFFKVDDRNRPDFEAAGMQPFRPFGDDRTSMQYYELPAEVLEDREDLRRWMRGALQAALAKRKKLRPRKASSSKSRRKK
- a CDS encoding ABC transporter permease translates to MNRSAGLMAMENLRMSVATLRANKLRSILTVVGIFIGITAVVGMTSLVRGLNASVQSLIQGAGPHIIFLRKFEPALFVGGLPEELRHRKDFKVEDAAAIRELPSIRESCPLVPWSDVLRVGRRKTVRQFVLGASEAFLQVRNVEIGYGRFLTREDVEHRRNVVVLAEGPVLTLFPNQDPLGRKVRIGQDQYTVIGTFKKFPNPFSREPDQYVVIPYTTHQKQFGKQEVFIDSVPWSPAVKDTAIDEITQLMRVRRKVGLGKPNDFAVLTQQTLLNFWNDITKALFGVMIAISSIALLVGGIGVMNIMLVSVTERTREIGVRKAIGAKRRDILWQFLIEASMLTAAGGVFGISAGVALAWLVDVLFHFPASATPLTISIAFFSSASVGLFFGIYPANRAARLDPIEALRYE
- a CDS encoding ABC transporter permease; its protein translation is MPFSEGLMIALRALWANKLRSILTVLGNIIAIMSIIAVMSVIQGMNGYVENKVAGLGANVFVLQRGPFIITSHDELEKIQKRRRITLQDLKAVRENVTTAKFIGAFDSSPAKVRYKERYVEQVDVQGQDLPVLLPANFEVARGRLFARAEIDRSRPLVVLGSEVADKLFEKADPLGREVHIQDVAYTVIGVGKELGSVLGVSQDKIVLIPLTSYQKQFGTLGSISIPIESLSKETAPATKDEVRVVMRVRHSLKPNQEDDFAVESSESLTDFWKQISQAIFTAASGLVALSLVVGGIVIMNIMLVSVTERTREIGIRKALGAKRRHVLWQFLIESIALSTLGGLIGVALGWVLCAVIQKATPIPATLSPVAVVLALIIVFMVGLIFGIYPANRAARLDPIEALRYE